The Paraburkholderia sprentiae WSM5005 genomic interval ATCCGCCTCCTGGGCGCCGTTGCAGGCGCTCGGCGCTGGCCGAAGCGTAGCTATGCGATGGTCCGGCTGGCACTGGACATGGGGTTGCGTTCTGGCGAGATCGCACATCTCATGATCCGCGACATCGACTGGCGCGAAGGCACCGTGACGTTGAGAGGCACGAAGTCGCTGCGCCAGGACGTCATGCCGTTGCCGATGGCATGCGGGCAGGCGCTGGCTGACTATCTGCAACACGAACGTCCAGCGACCAGCCACCCGGCCCTCTTTGTCCGGCGAGTAGCAGGGCGAGACCAGCCCGTTACCTCGACGGCGGTCCAGAAGGTGATCAAGCGGGCCTGCAGTCGTAGCGGTCTGCTGCACTCCAGTGCCCACGCACTTCGGCATACCCTGGCCTGTCGCCTCGTCGAGAACGGCAGCTCGCTCAAGGAAGTGGCTGACCTGCTGCGTCACCGGTCGCTCAATACCACCCTGATCTACGCCAAGCTAGACACGCCGAAGCTGTCGGCAGTCGCTCTGCCGTGGCCGGGGAGTCAATCATGAGCGCGCGCATCAGCTTGCAGCAGCGGATCGACGACTACTTCGTCGAGAGGCGCTCCCTGGGATTTGAGTTGCGCTCGCGGGACACGCTCCTAGCCAGTTTCGCCCGTTACGCCGCCGATCGGCATCACCGTGGCCCACTTACGGCCGACCTCATGACGGATTGGGCCCGGCAGGATAAATGGCACCGTGACACGCCGGCGACCTGGGCGGCCCGGTTGGCGATAGTTCGCCACTTCGCCCGCTACCTGAAGCAGTTCGAACCGGATACCGAAATCCCGGAGGAAGCGGTGTTCGGTCCTGAGCGGGGACGTGTTGCCCCGCATATCTTCCATGAGGACGAAATCGTTGCGTTGCTGGCGGCGGCCTGCCGGCTCGATCCAAAGGGAAGTCTCCGGCCAGTTACCTACGAGACCTTGTTCGGCCTGATGGCCTCGACTGGCCTGCGGGTCTCCGAGGCCATTCATTTGCGCGATGCCGACGTCGACCTCAAGCGTGGGATGCTGACCATTCGACAGACCAAGTTCGCCAAGTCGCGAGAACTGCCGATCCATCCGGGCACCGTTGCCGCGTTAAGGCGCTACCGACGGCAACGCATTCAGCAGATTGCCAATACCCCTGACATGTCGTTTCTGATCAGCAGTCGTGGTCGGCGACTGGGACAGCCCCTTGGAGAGCGACAGGCTCATCGTGTCTTCAACTCGCTACGTGATAGCCTTGGCTGGGTGAACCGCGGCGCTCATACGGCGCCACGGCTTCATGATCTGCGGCATACCTTCGCCGTGCGACGCATGATGCTCTGGCATGCCGAGGGTACCGACATCGATCAGATGATGCTGGCGCTGTCGACCTACATGGGTCATGCCGAGATCTTCTATACGTACTGGTATCTGACGGCTGTTCCGGAATTGATGGCCTTGGCCGGCGGCAAGTTTGAGCGTTTCGCCGATCTCGCCGGAGACGGCAATGTATAGGCAAACTAAGACAGCGCCTTCGTTTGCCGCGCTCGTGCAAGCCTGGTTCGCCGAATACCTGACCCAGCAGCGGGCACTCAGCGAGCAAACCATTGCAGCCTATCGCGATAGCTTCGTACTCTTCCTTGACTTCGTAGAGGCGAGCCTGGGCAAGCCGCCAGCCACGATGGCACTCGCCGATATGACGCCGGAACTGATCATGGCCTTCCTCGATCACCTTGAACGTCAAAGGCACAATTGTGTACGCACGCGCAATGCACGTCTGGCAGCGCTGCGGTCGTTCCTGAAGTTTGCCGCGCACCGCGATGTCGCGTCGTTACAAGCGATTGAGCGCGCCTTGGGCGTTCCGCTCAAGCGCTTCGAGCGCCCGATATTTAGCTATCTGTCGCGCGAGGAGATGCTAACGGTGATCGGTACGCCCGGCGGTTCCTGGCTGAGCCAACGCGATCACCTTCTGTTCCTGCTGATGTACAACACCGGAGCGCGCGTCTCGGAGATTACCGGGGTGAAAGTCGCGGATGTGGTCCTTGATGACAGTTCTGCCTGCATTCATTTGCGCGGCAAAGGACGCAAGCAGCGCAGTGTGCCGCTTTGGCGCTCTACCGTGAAGGCGGCACGGGCATGGTTGCGGGTCAATCCGGAATTCCAGCCGACATCGCCACTGCTTCCGAATCGGAACGGTCACGCAATGACGAGAGCCAATGTTGCGTTGAGGCTGACGTTGGCTGCCAGGAACGCAGCCCGTTCCTCTCCCGGCCTGGCAGAGCGACACGTATCGCCCCATACCATCCGACACACCACGGCCATGCACCTACTACAGGCTGGCGTCGACATCAGCGTAATCGCGTTGTGGCTCGGACATGAGAGCCCCGTCACGACACACCATTACGTCGAAGCCGACCTGAACATGAAGGAACGTGCGCTTGCCAGGCTTCACGAACCAGGCAGCAAGGTCCCGCGCTATCGGGCACCTGACTCGCTGCTCAACTTCCTGAAGGCGCTGTGATTATGCAAAGGCCGGAATTCGTGCTTGCCCGCTTTCCATCAGCTCTCGACGCGAGTTCCGACCTGCTACTTTCCATAATCAACGACTTGGCATAATCGGCCTTATGGAAAGCTTCGCATAAGGCCGAACTCCCGTCTTCCAATGGAAATAAATGAACGTGCGTTGTGCGTTGACAGCCGCCCTCTATGTAGCGTTAGGTCGACTGGCCGAAGAGGGCGGCAAGTGGCGTTCGTGCCAATATTCGTGAGAACAATTGGTCGAAATAACGCTGCCATCGCGACCAAGCTTTCGTCGGTTCTGCATGAGCTTCGACATAGGGAACATTTGACCCGCGCCATATGAGGATGCATGTGCCGACTCATCCCATCTCGTTCCAAATGCATCCGAAACCCTGTCTGTCCTGGAGGCCATGCTACGCTTTACGATGCTCCGGTACGTCGGTCCAATTCCGCTGCAGTGCGCTCCAGTTCCTGCACGATCACCGCTTCATCTGGCAACACAGTCTGATACTCCGCCGCGAGCACCTTGTTTGGCAGGTTGTCCAGCGCGTAGTGTGCTTCGGCCGCACCTTTCTCGGCACAAAGGATCATGCCCACCGGCGGATTCTCCCCGGGTTTCATCCAGTGCTCGCGCGCGTAATTCAGGTAGAGATGCATCTGCCCGGCGTCCGCATAGCTGAAGCGACCGACCTTGAGATCGATGATGACCAAACATCGCAATCGCCGATGAAAGAACACCAGATCAACTCTAAACCAGGTGTCGTCGATTCTCAGGCGGCGTTGCCTGCCGACGAAAGCGAAGTCGTCGCCCAGCTCCAGCAGGAAGTCCGCCAGATGCTGGATGAGCGCTTCCTCAAGATCGGACTCTGAGTACTCGTCCTTTATGTCGAGAAACTCCAGTACGAACGGGTCGCGAATCGCTTCCTGGGGCGTTGGGAGATCGCCCGGCTGGGCATCAGCAGCTTTCCTGAGCAGCGCCGCCTTGTTGCGCGACAACGCCAGCCGCTCGTAAAGCTGGCTACTGATCTGGCGGTCGAGCTGGCGCACCGACCAACCTTCGCGCAATGCCTCTGTTTCATAGAAAGCGCGGGCGGCCGCGGTCTTCACGGAAAGCAGGCGCACATAGGCGGACCACGGCAGCGTGAAACGTGCGCCTAACGCCATGTAATCCGGCGCCGTTGCAATGCCATCGACGACGTCTATTGGCGGCAGCAATTTTCCAGACGGCGTCTGGAAATTTTCGGGAACTGCCGATTTTCCAGTCACTGTCTGGAAAATCTCCGCCGCCGGCCAGGCGACGTAGAACGCGCGCATGTTCGCCAGATTGGCCTTGCCGAACCCGCGGCCGAAGCGGC includes:
- a CDS encoding tyrosine-type recombinase/integrase, producing the protein MKPTRLYPAKSNAPSFASFPPHITAELHRYEAYLRDVRGLAAETRKNRLRVVGLLLRDRFERCAIDFRKVRPDDVRQFLSAQLRAGGSASYASHLAATLRSYLRYRTVCGDQPGKLSTVILNPVHWKLASLPRALKPEEVIRLLGAVAGARRWPKRSYAMVRLALDMGLRSGEIAHLMIRDIDWREGTVTLRGTKSLRQDVMPLPMACGQALADYLQHERPATSHPALFVRRVAGRDQPVTSTAVQKVIKRACSRSGLLHSSAHALRHTLACRLVENGSSLKEVADLLRHRSLNTTLIYAKLDTPKLSAVALPWPGSQS
- a CDS encoding tyrosine-type recombinase/integrase, producing MSARISLQQRIDDYFVERRSLGFELRSRDTLLASFARYAADRHHRGPLTADLMTDWARQDKWHRDTPATWAARLAIVRHFARYLKQFEPDTEIPEEAVFGPERGRVAPHIFHEDEIVALLAAACRLDPKGSLRPVTYETLFGLMASTGLRVSEAIHLRDADVDLKRGMLTIRQTKFAKSRELPIHPGTVAALRRYRRQRIQQIANTPDMSFLISSRGRRLGQPLGERQAHRVFNSLRDSLGWVNRGAHTAPRLHDLRHTFAVRRMMLWHAEGTDIDQMMLALSTYMGHAEIFYTYWYLTAVPELMALAGGKFERFADLAGDGNV
- a CDS encoding tyrosine-type recombinase/integrase; the protein is MYRQTKTAPSFAALVQAWFAEYLTQQRALSEQTIAAYRDSFVLFLDFVEASLGKPPATMALADMTPELIMAFLDHLERQRHNCVRTRNARLAALRSFLKFAAHRDVASLQAIERALGVPLKRFERPIFSYLSREEMLTVIGTPGGSWLSQRDHLLFLLMYNTGARVSEITGVKVADVVLDDSSACIHLRGKGRKQRSVPLWRSTVKAARAWLRVNPEFQPTSPLLPNRNGHAMTRANVALRLTLAARNAARSSPGLAERHVSPHTIRHTTAMHLLQAGVDISVIALWLGHESPVTTHHYVEADLNMKERALARLHEPGSKVPRYRAPDSLLNFLKAL
- a CDS encoding PDDEXK nuclease domain-containing protein, with product MVPGDYAGLHEEVVNVVESARRAAARNVNAVMTAAYWEIGRRIVATEQGGQARAGYGQALIARLADDLTRRFGRGFGKANLANMRAFYVAWPAAEIFQTVTGKSAVPENFQTPSGKLLPPIDVVDGIATAPDYMALGARFTLPWSAYVRLLSVKTAAARAFYETEALREGWSVRQLDRQISSQLYERLALSRNKAALLRKAADAQPGDLPTPQEAIRDPFVLEFLDIKDEYSESDLEEALIQHLADFLLELGDDFAFVGRQRRLRIDDTWFRVDLVFFHRRLRCLVIIDLKVGRFSYADAGQMHLYLNYAREHWMKPGENPPVGMILCAEKGAAEAHYALDNLPNKVLAAEYQTVLPDEAVIVQELERTAAELDRRTGAS